CTTTTGCATTGCTAATAAATCTGGGCTGGGGCGAGAAAAAAGCGGTTGAATATCGGCATCTAAATAAGCTAATCGCAGATCGAAAGGTTTGAATGGATAGGGAACTATTTTAGACGAATCATAAGATATTTTACCTTTTAATTTAGCTCTAGTAGCTTCTGCTTTAAATTCTCCAGATGATTTCATCCAACGGGGCGCAATTTCTCGGATTTCATTATCAGATTTATCAACATCTAAATAGACTGATAGTATTTCTAAATCTGCTTTTTCGCTGGCAAAAACAATTAGAGAGTTGCCACGCCGTTCAACTGGCCCATTAAAAGGTTCGCTCCCACACAAATCAACTAATTTAGGCCATTCTAAATAGTGAGAACCTACATTAGACGGACGGAAAGAGTAACGACTATTTCGATCTGGTTTTGCCAACTCATATTCGGCATCAAAATCTTGAGAATTCAGGCTATCAAGCAAATCTATCCGTTTATTTACACCCCAAAAATGTCGAAAACGAACTAATGGTTTGTCGGTGCGCTTTTCCTGACGTACTAGGAGAGCGATCGCAGTTCCTACCCGAATCCCTTCTCTGTTATACTCAGTAGAAAATACGCTAGGATCTGGCTTACCTTCTGGTGTCAACTTACCAGTTTCCCGGCTATCCCCATTCATGCAATCAAACCAAAGTTTATCGAACTCACTTAGAAACCTTTGCCGCATTACCACAAAAGATGGATCGCCCAAATAAGAAAAATTGGAAATATAACAAACTACACCTTTATTAGTTTTTTCAGCAATCCTTTGTTCGGCTAATCTAAGAAAACGAATATAGAGATCGTCTAAATTAAATTTCTTAATTCCCCACTCAGAAATCAACCCTTCCTTATAAGTTTCCACTAATCCTTGTTCTTCCTTTGGACTAACACCAGCAAAAGCATTATAAGGTGGATTGCCAAGAATTACCAAAATCGGCTTTTCTCGTTTCACTTCATCTGCTGCATCCCGTTCTTGCTTCAATTCAGGAAAATTAAATTCCAGTTGTTTGATTTGCTTTTTCCCATCTTCATCTGGCGGTTCCCATCCCGTCAGCGCATTGGTAAGGTATACTCCAACTCGTTCTTTTTCATCCACCAAAGGTACACCAAGATTTTGCAAAATTAATCCTAATTGTAAGTGCGCCACTACAAATGGTGCTGTCAAAATCTCAAACCCAAAAACTCGTTTAATAGCCGCTTCCTTCACCTCATAACTACCCAAAGCATCCTCACCTTTGTCTTTCAAAGTTTCAGCAATCTGCTTTAAAACTTCCACTAAATAAGCACCAGTACCACAGCAAGGATCGAGTATATAAACATTCGGATCTGCCAAACCATCTTCAATTCCCAATTCTTCTTTTAACACCGTATCCACACGGCTAACCATGTATTTTACCACCTCTGGCGGCGTGTACCAAACACCTAATTCTTTGCGTAATTCCGGATCGAAAGCTTGCAAAAATGGCTCATAGAAATACTGCACGGCTTGCCCTTCCTCAAACTTAGCAAAAAACTCTTCGACGCTGACGCGGTTTAATGATGTCCCCGTCCACTCCAATACTTCTACTAATCCCAATGCTTTCAATTTTCTCGGATCGGAAATTTGATAAAAAAGCGCTTGAATCATCGGTACATGGAGATAGTAAGCAGCAGTTCTCCAATCGAATTTATCTTGGCGGTTTGGGTTTTCCTTATGCCACAGCACCCAAGCCGAAAAAATACTATAAAATAATGTTTGTACTAAAGTTGAACGGAAAAAGCGATCGCCTTTTTCACCCTCAAATTTTACCCCTAGCGCTTCTTCTAAAGCAGTGCGAACATTAGCTAAAGCAGGAATATCTGTATTTTCGATCCGAAATTTAGCATCGCGGGCGTAGGAAGCCAAAAACCAAGCTACATCTTCTGGTGCAGCTATTGGTGCGGCGGAAAGCATGACTCGTTTGAGGTATTCTAAAAAGCGATCGCCTTCTTGTTGAGCAAACTGACTTGGATTAGCAACTTTAGCCCAAAAATCTGTTTCACTGCTTGCCAAACGATAACTTTCTAGTTCGATCGCTTTCCCATTTTCATCTTGTCCAATTAATAGAAAATCGCGATAATTAGTCACTAAAACCTGTCTGTATTTCTGCCAATACTTAGAAACCTGTTCCGTCTTGC
The nucleotide sequence above comes from Aerosakkonema funiforme FACHB-1375. Encoded proteins:
- a CDS encoding type ISP restriction/modification enzyme, giving the protein MNPLETYLRNLRDIRSSGAAVKETSYYGALESLFNEIGKTLKPKVRCIISLKNQGGGLPDGGLFTANQFQRSSDAEPLDPQNPERGVIEVKGTQDDVWEISKTEQVSKYWQKYRQVLVTNYRDFLLIGQDENGKAIELESYRLASSETDFWAKVANPSQFAQQEGDRFLEYLKRVMLSAAPIAAPEDVAWFLASYARDAKFRIENTDIPALANVRTALEEALGVKFEGEKGDRFFRSTLVQTLFYSIFSAWVLWHKENPNRQDKFDWRTAAYYLHVPMIQALFYQISDPRKLKALGLVEVLEWTGTSLNRVSVEEFFAKFEEGQAVQYFYEPFLQAFDPELRKELGVWYTPPEVVKYMVSRVDTVLKEELGIEDGLADPNVYILDPCCGTGAYLVEVLKQIAETLKDKGEDALGSYEVKEAAIKRVFGFEILTAPFVVAHLQLGLILQNLGVPLVDEKERVGVYLTNALTGWEPPDEDGKKQIKQLEFNFPELKQERDAADEVKREKPILVILGNPPYNAFAGVSPKEEQGLVETYKEGLISEWGIKKFNLDDLYIRFLRLAEQRIAEKTNKGVVCYISNFSYLGDPSFVVMRQRFLSEFDKLWFDCMNGDSRETGKLTPEGKPDPSVFSTEYNREGIRVGTAIALLVRQEKRTDKPLVRFRHFWGVNKRIDLLDSLNSQDFDAEYELAKPDRNSRYSFRPSNVGSHYLEWPKLVDLCGSEPFNGPVERRGNSLIVFASEKADLEILSVYLDVDKSDNEIREIAPRWMKSSGEFKAEATRAKLKGKISYDSSKIVPYPFKPFDLRLAYLDADIQPLFSRPSPDLLAMQKIPQNCFVITRDTADRNFEGSPFYFSRLVCDYDCISGHARHFPILLRPKQTKTSRKVTKQNTLFDVDAILNTTPTANISTNTRTYLSQLGITNPDANADTAGLIWMHALAIGYSPTYLTENADGIRDNWPRIPLPNYKGLLLESAELGKKIAALLDTENPVIGVTSGKIRLELKAIAIISRTGGGQLNPDTGDLAITAGWGYSGQNNVTMPGKGKIITRPYTPEEIAGIEEGAKAQGLSSEIVLNLLGKNTCDIYLNELAFWKNIPINVWEYTIGGYQVIKKWLSYREEKLLGRSLTKDEVREVMNMARRIAAILLLQSSLDENYQNIKQASYKWK